Below is a window of Deltaproteobacteria bacterium HGW-Deltaproteobacteria-6 DNA.
GAGTGAGGCTGTACCCGCCGTGTGCGCCTCTGACCGACTGAATTAAACCGGCGCTCTTCAAAGGAATGACAATCAGGCTTAGATACTTTTCAGAAATATCCTCTCTTTTGGCAATGTCTTTCAGCAAAATCGGATTGCTGCCGTAATGGTCGGCTAAATCCGTCATCATCCGTGTGCCGTATCTTGATCTCGTTGATAATTTCATTGTTCGTTGGTCTAAGCCTAGCATTCCTATCGTTTTAGTAGTAATTAGATTAAGGCCGATAAATTGTCAAGTATTTTTTAAGGGGATATTCAAAAATTATTACTAATCCGTTCATTTGATTGCAGTTAATTGCCCGTAGTGTTTAATGAATTTTTTCTGTAACACTTAGTAACTATTCCGGTATAAGATAACATATAGACAATAACTTAATATGCCGAGGAAAGATGCACAACCCTTTTCAAGAAAAAAACACCGACGATGGACGCGATGCCGACTATATCTTGCAATCGCTGAAGGGTGACCAAAACGCTCTGGAAGCTCTGATTCTTCGTCATCAGTCGTGGGTATTCAACATAGCGCTGACGATGACCGGTGATATTCCACTTGCCGAGGATGTCACGCAGGAAGTCCTGATCAAAGTGATCACAAAATTATCCACTTACGACCCGCAAAAAGCGGCGTTTCGAACCTGGCTGTATCGTATTGTTGTGAATCACATTGTCAATATGAAGGAAAACAGAAAAGAAAGTTTTTTTTCAAAAATGATGGAAAGCAATGACGATGAAATGTTCATCAACAACCAGCCGGATCGCCGAAAAACCGTGAGAGTGGAAAATGAACGATTGAAAGAAGAGACAAAGGCATCCTGCGTCCTTTGCGTGCTCCTGTGCCTGACGAGAAAGGAGCGAATGGTCTTTACCCTGGCGGCCGTCTTTGATGTTACCGACAAAATCGGCGCGGAGATCTGTGAAATGTCGCGGGTGAATTTCCGGCAGTCCCTGTCCCGCTCCCGTAAAAAAGTATATCAATACTTTATGAAGAATTGCAGTCTGCTTAATGAAAATAACCCCTGCGCCTGCGCCGATCAGACCAATTATTTGCTCAAGGCGGGGATCATTAATCCTGAGCGGCTGATTGTTGGACAGAATTCGTTGGGAAGCATCCAAAGCGCATTAGGCAACACGATAAGGGAGGTGGAAGGGTCCTACCATGAATTTATTTCTCTTTTTCGAGACCGGCCTTTTTTGCAGGGACCGGACATGGTTTCATGGCTCAGGGACTTGATGAAAAGCAGTCATTATCGCAGTCTGATGAACTGGACATAAACATAATCATCAATAAATAAAGGAGAGGCTGACATGATCAAAAAAGAATTGGTTGCACCATGCGGCTTGTATTGCGGCGTCTGCGGCATTTATCAGGCGACCGTCAAAGACGATCAGAATTTGAAAGAGAAACTGGCCAAAGCTTATGGCGACAGCTCCGACAGGATCAGCTGCCGGGGGTGTCTCTCCGACAAGGTTTACTGGTACTGTTCGGTCTGTTCCATCAAGAGCTGCGCCATCGAAAAGAAACTTGATGGCTGTCATCAGTGTGATCAATTTCCCTGCGATATAGTGGATTCTTTTCCCGTTCCCGAGGGGGAAAAAAATATCCTGCGGGCCGTTCCCGAGTGGCGCAAACTGGGTACGGAAGACTTTATTGCCGCTGAAGAAAAACGATTTATCTGCCCGCAGTGCCGGACGACACTTTTTCGCGGCGCCCGCAAATGCCGCATCTGCGGAACGCTGTGGGAGCCATCCTGAATCGGTGAGCGGATCACGTTTTTTATTGACACATCCCAGGTTATAAAGATATCAATGTTCCATCAAAACGAGAGGGAAAAGATATTTTGCCTGTTTCCATCGACCTTGTTTTTACAAAAGCTCCTTCGCTTCTCACCATCGGATTATCAATCCTCCGGGGGTACCGCTTCTCGTTGGACACGGCAAAACCCTTTCCCGCCATGACCGCGAGACGACACGGCATCAAGCCTGATGCCGCGCGCCTGGCCGATTTCGCGCGGATCTGCGGGATTAAAACCGGCGAAAGCCTGCCGCTCGTTTACCCGCTCACCTATATCTACCCCCTTGTTCAGATCATGCTCGCGCACAAGGAAGTGCCGCTGTCGCTTTTGAACACGCTCAATATCCGGACGCAAATCATCCGGTACCGCCCCATCCTCCCGGATGA
It encodes the following:
- a CDS encoding RNA polymerase subunit sigma-70, giving the protein MHNPFQEKNTDDGRDADYILQSLKGDQNALEALILRHQSWVFNIALTMTGDIPLAEDVTQEVLIKVITKLSTYDPQKAAFRTWLYRIVVNHIVNMKENRKESFFSKMMESNDDEMFINNQPDRRKTVRVENERLKEETKASCVLCVLLCLTRKERMVFTLAAVFDVTDKIGAEICEMSRVNFRQSLSRSRKKVYQYFMKNCSLLNENNPCACADQTNYLLKAGIINPERLIVGQNSLGSIQSALGNTIREVEGSYHEFISLFRDRPFLQGPDMVSWLRDLMKSSHYRSLMNWT